The Diceros bicornis minor isolate mBicDic1 chromosome 31, mDicBic1.mat.cur, whole genome shotgun sequence genomic sequence AACGGCCCCTCCCTCAGAGGGTGGCTGGAAGATCAAGCCAGCTGATATGTGTAAAACACTTACgagtgtgcctggcacagaacaaGCGCTGTGCAAGCGTGGCCGTCCCTATAGCCAGGAGTCTGACGCGGAAGTGACGTGAACTTTGTGCCCTATTATTTGGGAATGCAGCTCTTCCTCCTGTGGTCCTGGCTGGGTGCTGGGAAGAGAAGCCAAGACTGGACCCCGAGTGACTGCACCGGCCCGGTGGAGAGCCATGAGTCGGGGTGTAGGAGCATCAGGCAGGTGAAGAAAGCCTGGGGGATGCAGCTGCCAAGAGCAGAGGGTGGCCCAGGGGTCGGCAGGCCACTCAGTCTTTCTGGGTCATGTTCTTGTCTTGACTTGAGGCCCTTGGTAAGCATAAAAGGGCAAAGCTTTGAATAGAATGCGATTGTTTGGATTAATTTCCCTGGAGGGGGAAAAAGAGGCTTGTAATACAGAAAAGCAGAAAACGATGGTTCTTTGATTTTAATAGTTGGgggaaagttataaaataaaacagacaacacAGAGCCCTGTGACTCCCTCAGATTGGCAATGAATACAGGGATACAGAAATGTAAACAAAACAGAGCTTCCCAATAGTGTtattttataccatataactTCCAGAATACAGCAGCTCCCACACActctaaagtaaaataaaacaagtctTCCAAAACAGTCTGTCCTCATTCAGGGAAGTCAGAGAGGCTCCTTCCCTCACCCCGGGGCTGTGCAGATGCTGCTCCTTCCAGGCAGGGAGGCCAAGGCTGGATCTTCAGGAGTTTGGCTTCCCGGGGCGGCCCAGCCTGTGGTGGTGTGGACCTCTTTCGAGTTTGCCTTCTCACTTTTTGGCAGGCTGGCTCCAACCCCTGCCCGTGTCTCCCTTTGACCCACACCTGTTATTAGCAGGAAACCCAGCCACACCAAGGGAGCCTGGCCAAGTCCCTCAGATGGAGCCCTAGGTGCTGGAGACCCAGCCTAGCCATtcgaaaaacagaaaaaaggctACAAATAGAACTCGTTAGCTGTCGAATACTGTCCTCCCTCTCGAGGTCTCTGATGTGTCTGGTTATTATTCTGTTCCGATGCTTTGCTGCTGTCCCAGCGTTTCTGACTCAGCCAGGAAGAGAGCACGTCCGCAGCCTGGCCCGGCTCTTCTCAGCACCTCAGGCCGTGGACTCGGCGTGTCAGACCAATCATCCACCTGGCTCAGCCCTGAAGCCGCCGCTGGACAAACCCTCGACCTCCGGAAGGGTGAGTTGTTCCACAAAAGGTCTGTTACCAGGAGACAAGGAGGCTCTCGGTAACCCCGAGAGGCTTGCCTTGGAAGGATGCGGGAGGGAGGCAGAGCCATGGGGGAGGGAAGAGCAGGAGACGAGGTGCTGTTCCGGCAGATGGGGAAGAACAGACGGCACAGCGCGTCCTCCAGGCCAGGCTGGAGGAAGGTCTTAGGTTAAACATCTCAGGAGGTACGAAGGATGGAGGTGGGTCAGGGCAGCCACCCCAGAGCCAAGGCACAGAGGAGGTGTGAAATGTCCAGGATAAATAGAATTGCATGGGAGGGAGAAAAGCCAGCTCCATCCTCGCTTAAAAATAGTAATGCCATCGGcaccaaaatatattaatatctgtacatttgttatctttaaaaaaaagaaaataaaacctcgTTGGcaccttgtagttgatttcttaaAAATGTGGTGATATGTGGAAAGGCCCCCGATGTGTGCGCGCACACACGCCTACAGCGGCGCACACGCGTGCATCTCCCTGTGGGAGGGGCAGAGCCCCCGCAGCCCTGGGCATTCGAAACACCGCCAGGCGGGCCGCCGCCAGCTCCTCCACCGCTGTTGTTGGCAGGGGTGCTCCCTGCCAGTGCTCCGGACTCTACCGTCCACGGGGACCAGCAGCCCCCGCCCTGTGCTCCAGAGACAGAAGGCGACAGGGTCACCCTCACGTACCTCCTCCTCACGTACCTCCTCTGGGAAGGAAGTCCTGTCTCTGTAGGTATGCTGCTACAAGTCGAAGGCAGCCCCGGGCtcacccctgccccacactcatACACGTCTGCCCAGGCTCGGAGCGGCCTCTGCTCATAGGACAAAAAGGCAAACGTGAGCAGAGGTCTGTGCAGGGCCTGAGTGAGCATGCATGCCTGGGGGCTCCAGTCCTGAGTGCCGGTGTCCCGGCCAGGGCCGTGGGAGGGGGACTGGCCAGGCAGCAGGGAGGTGACCCTCAGCCCTCCCGGGGCCTGCCGCTCAGAGGTGGTGGTTGCTCTGCAGCAGGGAGGTGACGGTGTTCTGCAGGGCCACGGCCACCTTCTTGGAGGTCTTGCGCAGCAGCGGGCTGTCGGGGTGGTGGTCCTTCAGGTGCAGGACGTGGCCCTCCTGGCTCTCAGACGTGCAGCCACACTCCTCGCACACGTACAGCTTGGCCCGCCGCTCCTTGTACGCGTACTTCTGCTGCACGCCATGGATCTTCTTGAGGTGAGACTCCAGGGAGCAGCGCTGCGTGAAGGCCTTGTCGCACAGGCTGCATTTGTAGGGCCGCACGCCTGCGGGGAGGACAGGGCCAGGCGTTAGGGACCTGACGGAGGGCCTGTCAGCAGCTTCTCGCACACAGAGAGGCCGGGCCACCTGACTCTGGGGAGAGGAACGGACGGAGGCTGCCCAACTCCAGCTCCCTGAGTGACCCAGCTGATGAGGAGGGCTGCCCCGAGCTCCAAGATGCCCCTCCCAGGCCACCCGCTGCCAGAGAGTGGGGCTTGCTGCAGTTCCCACGTGGCCCCAGCCGGGTGGGGTCTGGTGGTGCTGCCCCCAAGCATGGGCTCCTCTTACCAGTGTGAGTGCGCACGTGTCTCTTCAGGTCGAAGGTGTCGTTGAAGCCCTTCCCACAGTAGGTGCAGAGGTGCCTCTTGACGTCATTGTGACACTTCATGTGGCGATTCAGCATGCGCTGGTAGGTGAAGGCCTTCTGGCAAATGTGGCAGGTGAAGAAGTCTCCACTGGGACTGTCCCCCAGGGTGACCTGTAGATGAGGACGGTGTTTCTGACAGATGCCCAGGAGTTGGGGCTACAGGTTGGGAGATTGGGAGGACACCAGTGCCAGCCCTCAGCACCCCCGGAGAGCCATCCCCATCCTCCAGAGGCCACACCTCTGTGTCGTTTGCTCACAGAGATCAGCAGTGGTGGGGCTGGAAGGAACCTTTGGGTCAATGGTCCAAGTCCCCTTTCAAGGTCACCACCCAACCCTTCTTTACCAGCTAGAGATGGATAGTCAACTCCCTATACAAACAGCCTGATTCATCGTCAGCAACCCTACCTGTTAGAACGGTCTCCCTTCATTGAGCCCAAATCTTTCCCTGTGGTTTCTGCTCTCTGTTCTCATTCTACGCCTTAGGACAGGGGGAAATGTCCACGACACGGTCTCTGTGGCAGCCTTCCCAGGCTGAGGCTACCACTGTGAGCCTGGAGTCCCTTTGCAGCCCAGCCGCCTGGTTTACTTGGGCCAGGCCTGACGTGGTATGGTTTGAGTCCCTTTGCCACCCTGATGACTCTTGCTGatgaacatttttcattttttttgcaattaTGGAAAATCTCAAATCTATTCAGAAGCGGAGACGCGGCCTCGATGCTCCACCTCTGTTAATGTTCGGAGGTCGCTAGCAACTCCTCCCGAGCTCCCTGGGCACCAGGTGCACCCTGTCACCCCACGCCTCCTCGTTCTGTCCTGCTCTGGCACCGGGTGAATGCCCCTTGCTGCTAGCTAAGCAAGAGCGTTTGGGTCATGACTACTCCTCCGGCACATCTGCTGTCCTGTGCCCTCTGCTCTCTCCCCACACTCTCCCATTGGGTTTcaaggggtgggaggaagggccTGTGGGGGATCAGGGGCCCTGTGCTGGCTCTCCGGCCAACTGCCCAGCAGCTTTCTCAGTGGTTCCCCTCCTGTTACAACATACACTTGGCCTCCGCAGGTAAGAGAGGAAGGACCAGCATTCCGCTGCCAGTTTTCTGCAGTCTTTTGGCACACAGGACAGCGCTACGAGAACCCTTCCGCTCACTGCTGGCAGGTGCTTCCTGTTCCCAGAGCTTTCCAGAATGCAGGTGCAGCCAGGGGTAGCCCTGCTGTTTGCACTCTCCTTGAAAGCGGGGGCATTTCTACTGCCTCGTGCACTTCTTATTGCTTCTGCGGCTGAGCGCAGCAGGACTGCTCACAGGCCTGCCCTAGATGCACGGCCTCGAGTGCCGATGGGGCTGGAGGCGGCACTTAGGCAAGGTGGACACTGCTGGGCACACACCTTGGGGACAGTTAACCACCGAGCGGACTCCAGGCGTCACTCCCGATGCAGCTCGGATGGGGCTCAGGAGAAGGTGCCGAGCTGCCTCACATCTCCCCACTTTTCCTAAGACTTCTGTGCAAAGACGTGGCTCCCCGTAAGGCCAGAAATGACACTAAACAACGACCAGAACGGACTCCAAAGGGTTCAGTGTTTTCTGAATCCCACTGCTTCTTCCCAATGCAGGACATTCTCACTTCAGACCCCCTCTTCTCCTTTTCCGCCCCCCATCTGCACCCCAGCTGGGTttacttctctgcagaaacccgAACCCAGACCCAAGGCCAGCCTCTGCCTGGGCCtcatttgtgccaatcctgtgGACCGGACACAGGTCTACACACATGCCCCTAGTCCTCGGAGACAGCGTGAGGTCAGTACCTTCATCTTGGTGCGCAGGAAGCTGTGGTCTCTGCTCTGGGGGTCTGCCAAGCGGCCCATGTCTTCAGAGGGCAGCTGGGCCACCACGCAGGGCCCAGGGGCCACACTGTAGCCAGAGTCCCGAAGGCTCATGTCCAAAGCCAGGGGGCAAGAAGGGGGTTCAGCCACTGATGGCTCTGGCTCCCGGTAGGGCTGTGGTGGGCAGAAGCCCAGGCTGACTGCAGAGAGAAGAACAGCCAGGTGAGAGGCTTGGTGGAGAAAAGAGGATTCAGTCAGATTTCAGCAAGGTTCCCTGGCAATGAGCTGGCTGGAACCTGGGGCATCCGTCCTGCCCCTTGCAGGCATGTGGCCGAGCAGGGCTACCCCCAGCCCACCCCATGCTgcacctccctctctcctcattaaggtaattACAGGTGACGCCAGCCAAGTGCCACGGCCCACAGGCCTGCCCGCTGAGTAATTTGTGTCTTAGCGGAACTGGGAGGACGGAACCTGCCCTGCCAATTATCCCTCTGGAGTTGTCTACCTGCCCCACCTGGGCCAGTCTCTCTGGATTCCAGGCCTCGTCTACACTCCTGTAGGGACAAAGGGCACCACAGGAGGCCCTGGGCCCAGGGACTCATCCCTGCCCCAGAAGGGTCCCTGGTGGTCTGGGCCACTGGGGACCTCTCTTCCAGGCAGAGTTAGCTGCTGGCCTCAGGGCATGGGGTGGTCCTGGCCCCTTCCTCCTCCGGGCTGGCCTGTTCCTGCTGTTGCAGCCCATCAGGGCTCCAGGCTCCCCACTCCCGCTGGCCCAGCTTGGCAGGCAAACAGGccaggtggggtggggcagggaggaggtcaGGGAGCAGCAGGTGGATGCGGTGTAACAGTCTCCTGGGCGGCCTGCCTGCGGTTACGCAAGCCTCCCCCACGGCAGGGACCGCTCGCTGTGGCCCAGGGAGGGCTGGGCGCCTGTCCCCTGTGCGGCACCGATACCTGGCAGCCCTTTGCTGCGGCCACTCCCCACAACAGACACCTCACACCGAACGGGGCCGGGGAGGCTTGGCCCTGGGCCTGattggagaggaggaggaagagttcTGAGCGACACAGAGGAGACAAGTCTCAAGGCCGACAGAGCTGGGGCAAGCAATCGAATGTTTCAATTTCGTCAGGATTTTTCTTCCAAAAACGCTAAGCTCTGTACTTAAAACCCATCACTAGGAACATTCTCCAAGCCTCAGAAGGAAAAATCAAGAGGGGCCTAGGAGAGAAAGGATGAGTGAGCTTTAGGGAGAGGAACTCAGGAGGTCGAGTTAGGGTCTCAAACCTGTGCACAAGGCCCTCTGCACCCGCCGCCCCAGAGCTGGTGAGACGGACTGGACAGGACCCCGGGAGGGGCGGCCCCAGGGCATGAAGGCTGCTGCCTTCACCTCCTCCCCCACGACATGAGGTCCAAGCAGAGGACCGGGATGGGGGCCGGCAGAGGAATGGACTAATGGAGGAGGGTGAATATGATAGTAATGAAGTTTCGGGAGAGGCCCCGGCTCTCGCCTCTTCAAAACACAACAAAGGTCTGATGGGAAGAATGCGCCTGCCCGCCGCCCAGAACTCGTTCTACTGGCACTGGCGTCCGTCTGTCCAGGGACTTTAATGAGCCATCTCATTCCAGGAGTTGATTCACCAGCGCCTGGCCCTGGCCTCTGAGCTGGCATGGACATCAGGCCCAGGCTCTCGGGGTCCCTCTCGCCTTCCCGTAGTGACGGCTGTCTATGCTCATGGGATGGGGCTTGGGGGGCAGGGACAGGGGTGGGTCAGAGTGTTGGCAGTTTCTGATACCAGTTTCCCAGCTATTGGAGGTCTTGGCCGAGAATTCAAAGCTGAATGACAATTTCCATTTCTCAATCCAGGTAGAGACAGACAGGAACCTCTACCCTCTTCTGTCTTGCAGTATCGGAGAGCTTGAGGGACGCTCCCAAAAGTTGGAGTCCGGCCACACCGCCTGTCTGCACACAGAGCAGCAGAGGGAGTGACAGCCGGTGAGGGTTAACAGGTTCACACTCTGGGCTCCCTTAGCTCCACTAAACAAGGGGTTCATGGTCAGGGTTCCAAGGATCCACTCCACCTTGGGAGGAGGCCTGTCTCCTGTGTCTGCCTCTCCTATTCCACGGAAACCTTGAAATGATGGTGCTGAGGAActggggacagggagggggcCTGCCTGCTCCggcctctgtgctgcctccaccccgAACCAGGGGCAGATGAGGCCGGACAGGTGGCCACATGGCTGCCAGGGTGGGGATGTTGGCCTCATCCCACCCGCCCCGCCAAACCTGTCTTCCTGCCACCCCCGTGAGCGTGTCCCTGCTGCTGCCGCACGCACAGGGAGTGCTCGCTGGCGTGCCGCTCCTGTCACTGGGTGTCACTGAGTGGCAGGAGGCAGGAAGCAGAACTGGTTGGGCCCTGCTTGGGCGGCTCTCTGTCCCCTAATTAGATGTTTCCGGCAAGGCGGCGCAGCCACTGTGGCCTCTCATCACCCGCCCACAGCTGGGGAATGTGGCAAGGCCAAACCAGCCTGGCCCTCTCCCTACTCCCTCGGGGACTCCGGGGTCCCCTGCTGTTGGCCCAGCTTGCCTCCACCTGGATGATGTTGAGGGCACGGGCCGGGAGCAGCTGCCCCCTCCAAGGGCCTCTCCTCCCTCAGCCGCAGcaagtcccctctctcttggatTGAAAGCTGCTGGCCCAAATACTGGACAGAATGCCAGGTCCTACACCACCCACAGCCTCACACCAGGGCAGGACACGAGGCCTCTTCCCCAGCTCTCTGGGGACAGCAGGTGAAGCAGCTATGAGAATGCCTGGCCTCCGACCACAGGAGGGCTCGGTGTGGGGCTGACCTGGGAGGTTAACTCAGCTCTGAATAGGGGGCCCAGTGTGTCAGCACAGTCTAGGTCGGTGTTTGGTGGCCCTGCATCCTTGTCAGGAAGGACAGGGCTCCCCTGTGCCcatctcctccagccccagcaggTCAGCTAGCAGTGCCCAAAAGGAAGCCAGTGCCAGCCAAATGGCAGAGGCGAGCAGCCCTGGAAACATAACGGCCCTGTCTCCAGCCTGTTGTTTCTATTCTGTGAACGCCAAGTTTTTCTCTCAGGCAGTATCTTTTCCCCCTTCCCCAACCGCTTTTCATACCGTGTTCACAATGAAGTCAAAACTGCGCCTCAGCCCTCATGCCAGGGAGGACGGCCCTGACCAGCCGGGAACCACACTTCTGCTTgtgtcctccccaccctcccgTCCAGCGCGGGGCTGGGCACCCCTCTGAGGCTCAACCAACACTTGTTAAAAGTGAACAGCATAAAAAGCAACCCTGACAACAACGGCCACGCCTGGCGCCCGTCCTCCCCATGCCCAGAGGACTCGCCCTCACCTGCTCTCTCTCTGGGACAAATGGTCTGGCAGGATGCTGCCTCCGTCACCCAAGCTCAGGACAAACAGCTTGGCAGCTTGAATGACGGCACTCAGGGGTCAGATAGGAGTCCGACTGAGCCCACTGCCCGGCCCAGGTGCTCTTCTGTCCCTATCCACTGTCTACTCTCCTGGCCTCGCTCCCTGGAGAGCACGGCAGACATGTCCCCTGCTGTCAACACTTTCAGGGATTATAAGAATCCTCATCATCAGAGGCTGAATCTCTCCCCGGCCCCCCAGTCCGTCCTGCTCCTAAACTTGTATTCTGGGGCCCACAGCTGGTTTTCTCAGCCTTTCTGACTCGGCCTGGAAAGAGAGCTGCCCAGGTTCCCACACTGCCTAGTCGGAGCCGGGCTGAGCCTGCGGGCTCCTCCACCTCAGCTGGGCTGCTTCCCTGGGGCGGGCATGTGCTGAAGACCCGGCAGAAGAGACCGCAGAGGCTCCAGAGTGGGGGAGGGCATCGTGGgggcctggaagaggccctggggTGCTCACGGCCTGTCCAGGAGCACGTCTTCTGTCTACCCTCAAGTGCCTTCCTGGCCTTGTGAGGTTTCACTCAGCAGGGGCTTGGAGGACCAGGCTTCATCCCTGTTCCTCGAGCTTCTCTTTCAGACCAAGAGAAGGAATTTAGCCCCTGGGTACAGGGGCCTGGGTTCATCCTCAAGAAACCAGCATTACTCCCTGCACTCCACAGTCAATATTGACACAACAAAGGAGGGGCGCCAGGgctgaggaggagaggggagaggagtgaAGGGCTCAGGGTGGGCGCTTGGGCCTCGAGGGCCCAAATGGTAACCACCAACCCTTTCAAGGCTCCTAGGTGAGTGGCGCCATCTCCCACCCCTGGGGCCTTCTGCCCACTTCTGGGCTTTTCCTCTGCTTtgggaggagggtgaggcccAGGGGGAAGGTCTTGCACCAGGGTGGGACCTCTAGGACTGTGACTCAGGGAGAGAAGCTGGAGTGCTGGTCAGACTGGGGCCCTGGGCCTTCAGTCAGCAGAAACTTCTCCTTCCAGGTGCTCTCTGATGCTTTAAGGGTCTCAGAGGGCCCTGGAGGGAAGGTCAGACCTCAAACACTTCTCTGTTCCCCCGCCCTCCCAGCACCTTTCCCAGTGAGAACGGATGGGGTCAATGCTTAGCTGGTCACAACGTGCGGAGTTTGGGAGGTGGGGTGAAGGAAACGTGCCCAGCCGGCTCCTGGGGTCACGGTCGACTGGTGATGGAATGGCCCAGCCAAGGGACAGGCCACCACAAAACACACCCCCCACTCTCCAGCTATCTGAGGCACCCGAGCGTAGCCCGAGAACATTCCCTTTCTCATTTCCAAAAACTGTGGGAAAACTCTCCCGTGGGCCACATGGCTTTTGAGGCAAAATTAAGTTCTCTAACTTCTACCCTTTACTTGACCCCACAGGACTCTCCCTCGCCAGAGCAATGAGGGCAAACTCTGACCTGCGCCCTCCAGGTTAGACCCCCACCTGACATCCAGGACAATCCTGCAGAGTGAGCGGACTGCACCTCTCCCCTCACCTGGACAGCAGCTGCAGGCGACACAGAGCCCTCCTCTGCACCCGCTGGGACAGCCCCTGGGGTGTAGGGCTCCCCCACTACTCCCACCACGGCCACCAGAACTGTGGTGGGGAAAATCACTGGGACACAAGGAAGTCAATGGTTTGAGCAAACGGAATTTCTTTGTCCTTTGTAAAAGTCAACACATGATCTGTTACTGATTGGGAtgtgaaataaaactaaaaataacagCACACTGAGTCCTGAGCAAGGCTCAGCTCACCTTTAACACAGTCCAAGTTCAGTTTATCAGATCCCAAGGAGCAGCTAAGCAGCAAGTCAAACACAGgtaagggaggaggcaggagcgAGGAAGGGGGCTCGCGACCCACGAGCCGCCCCTCTGGAGGTGGAACACCAGTCAGCTTGCCAGGGAACTTGGCAAAGCAACAAACTATAAACAGAAGCCCAGGTCCACACCCTAATCCACCCAGGTGAGGCGGCAGCTCACTTCCCTTTTTGTCTCAGTTTCCCCGCTGGGGTCATCAGGGACCTCTGGCACATTCCTTTGTTTTAAGGAGGCTGTAGAAAAGGGGCCTAGGCGCTTGAGATAAGCGTGAGCTGTGAAACATCCGGCCAGCGGCAGAGGCCACTGGATCCGGGCGGGTCAGACCACAAAGACCTCACCACTGCACCCATTGTCTCCATCAATTTATGcaggagagaaactgaggcaagagCCCTCACAGAGCCCCTCTCCGCCCTCAATTCGCCACTTTCCTACAAGGCCTGGGGCGGTGCCAGGGAGCCAGCAGATCAAGGGTCAAAGTCGGTTGGTTAATTACAACCTCTCCCCCTTGGAGGTGCTGGGCAGGGAGTTCAGCGcatcccccgccccacccccaggcctggggagggggagttCCAAAGGAAACGGGCTTTCTCCTGACCGAAGAttttgttgggggtgggggaggacagAAGGAGCACAAGTGTTCTCAGGGCTGACAGAGGAAGATGCACTGGAGGAAGAAACAACTCGGgttactcattcaaagttgcctgGGACGCTGTGAGGCGTCTTCCAAAAATAAACTGGGTGCACCAGCTTCCCCCGGGCCTGGGCCCCTGGCTGTGGGGTGGGCTCCTTAAAACCACTTTCCGCTCAATGGTGTCCGCTGCAAGGTTGGAGGAGGCGCGTTTCTAACAGACGTGAGACCTGATCCCATCTCGTCTTCAGGGCAAGCGGGGTGCAGCTGCCCCACAGTCTCCGCGCACCCTATGGGGCCGCCGGCCGGGACCCCCACCGGCCCGAGCCTCACCGCGACCTTCTGGCCACCAGTGTTGGGCGGGAGCGGGAGCGATCAATGAAGGCGGCTTAAACTCGCGAGTCTTCTCTTACATTTTGCACGAATCTCGGCCGAAACTCCAGCTCGCTCCCTGCCCCCCAGAGTGGCATCGCTCCAGTGCCCTCCTCCCGCCTCATAAAAGTCCCGGCTTTCTGGATTTACGACGTGAGAGTGGAGGGTCGCCTGAGCGGTGACACACCCCGTTGCCTCCCCTGCGCCGCGGCTCGGGCCGGTGGAGGGGAGGGCGGGCCCGCGCGCCTCGGACCTGCCTGCCCCCGGCCCGCCGCGGGACCTGGGAACGGCTCTCACCCCGACCTGgcggcccccgcccccacccttcGGCCGGCCCTGCCGTCCCCTCCCCCCGCGCCCGAAGTCGCGGCGCCTCGGGCTAACCGGGCCGCGGCCGCTTAAACATTAAATCGGGCGCCCCCGCTGCGCCGGCCGCCGGCTCCGCGTCCCTGCGCCCCGCACGCCCGCCGCCTCGACGGGCCCCGCTGCCCGCTCGGGCGCCCCAGGCTCCGTCCAGGGCGGCGGGGGCCTCGGGGATCGCGGGCTGGGCGCCTCACCTGGCACGTAGATCTCGCCGCGCTCCTCGTCCGGGAGCTCGCTCCAGTTCCTCTTGCACGTGGAGACGCACGGCTTCTTCACCAGAAACGCGCGGGGCATTTTCGAACCCTCCTCGTCGGGCACCGTCCGCTTCCGTCGCTAGAGCCGGCAGCCGTCCCACCTTTCCCGGGCCGGGCTGGAGGCGGGCGGGGAGCAATTCAGGGAAGGAGCCGCCAAAGCGCCCCCACGTTCCGCAGAGACCGTGCCCGGGACGGCGCGCGCCCGTTTCCAAGTCCGCGGAGCTGTCGCCGTCCTCCGTCCGGACGAGGTCCCTTGCAGCCAGGTGCACCGGGCGGCGGGCGAAGCGGCAGGTAAGCGTCTCCTGGCTCGACTGGCGTCCCCCGCGGCCGCTCGGGAAGTCTTAAAGTGCGAGCCGGACGGACGGGTTCACGCTTTATTGGCTCGCGGCGGTGTGTGTTGGTggctggggcggggagggggggtgATCTGAGCTAATTAGCTTGGAGTGGCCCGGGGAGCAACGGCGCATGCGTTGGGAAATAACGGTGACAACCCACCTATTTGTTACCTGTCGAACC encodes the following:
- the OVOL1 gene encoding putative transcription factor Ovo-like 1 → MPRAFLVKKPCVSTCKRNWSELPDEERGEIYVPVSLGFCPPQPYREPEPSVAEPPSCPLALDMSLRDSGYSVAPGPCVVAQLPSEDMGRLADPQSRDHSFLRTKMKVTLGDSPSGDFFTCHICQKAFTYQRMLNRHMKCHNDVKRHLCTYCGKGFNDTFDLKRHVRTHTGVRPYKCSLCDKAFTQRCSLESHLKKIHGVQQKYAYKERRAKLYVCEECGCTSESQEGHVLHLKDHHPDSPLLRKTSKKVAVALQNTVTSLLQSNHHL